Genomic segment of Macrobrachium rosenbergii isolate ZJJX-2024 chromosome 19, ASM4041242v1, whole genome shotgun sequence:
atatatatatatatatatatataatatatatatatatatatatatatatatatatatatatatatatatatatatatatatataatcatatatatatatatatatatgtgtgtgtgtgtgtgtgtatatatatatatactgtatatatatatatatatatatatatatatatatatatatatatatatatatatatatatatataaatatatatatatatgtgtgcgtgtgtgtgtgtgtgtgtatgacattaAAAAGCCCATAAAAAACTGAGTCAACTACTCATTCGGGCGTTTCATTAAGGTGTACCTCATGGTCCAATAGTTCAGCGATTTTCTTACTTATTAGGAACACTGACCAGAACATGAATGGGAGTGATGCCAAGCTTATTTTCAAGAATAGCTTCCTGTACAAGAGGATTGTGGAGTTTGAGATTATTAATAAGACTGAAGATATAAACCACTCAGGGGCCTCAGGGAAGCCGACAACAGGGACGACTTTGTTTTGAGACCTATTTTCAAGTGAGTGTTTCCACGGATCGATGACCTTCAGAGTGGACACCCAAATGCGAAGTAATCAAGACCACTATTAAAGGATATCTTGATCCCTGCCAACACAGAGCAAAAAGTTCTCTTGGTGGCGATCCTGGAATTTTGATAAATCAACTTTTTCAATTTCATTGTCACCGAGTGGTGTTTAAAGGAATGCTCTTCTTGTTTTTTGTACAAGACAACTAGAATAAAGTTGAGTCTATATTTTAGAGCTTTTAAAATTTGATACGCTTTCGACAGTCCCTGAGAAATGAGTTTTTTGCACTTAAAAAACAACACCTTGAACTTTTTAAGATTAACTCCAAAAAATggaatgtgatttttttctatAAGTTTAGTTCGTGTTTATCGTGTTATATAACTGGTAGGATTTTTATAAATTGAGTGTTTAACATAAATGATTTTTATGTCTTAATTGATGGATGAAGAATTTCTTGATGACTCAATTCaggttttattttcacttaggaatttaatgacaaaaacaaaaattcacaaggaactttttattaagaaaatattgtcACGTAATAAGCTGTAAGACCACGTTCCCAAAAGACTGATTCTGGAATCTTTCGCCGGAGAGCCTGCAGACATAAAATCCAATTCCAGCGTTCCAGGTGTCGTTTTCTTCTTGTGTGCAATTAACCTTTTGCGTTTTTGGTTTAGAGGGACTGCTTCTATCTTCCGTATCCGTAGGGCCTGTTTCCAAAGCCTCCAAAGCCTGCAGCGCCTCCAAAGCCTCCACCAAATGGTCTGTGACCGAAACCACCACCGAATGGTCTGTTGCCGAAGCCTCCTCCAAAACCGTGACCTCCTAAACCGCCTCCGAAACCACCTCCAAAGCCACCAAGTCCTCCAAAACCGCCTCCAAAGCTTTTGGGTAAAAAGAAACGGATCAacttaataaatgcaaaaatatttcattcatgaataaaataataaattctttggCACATGTACGCGATAATAAGGAAATTGACCAAAATAGAAAACAATGGATAAGAGAGCAAGAaagtaatatatttgtttacatgagaattatagttatattatatgaaagagtgaaaataacactgaaaaagcctagaaaaacaataacaaaaatccaaaccaatgaaaaatggataaatgtTGTAAGAGAGaaaccaaaaacaacaacaaccgaAAAGTAGCCTTACCCGTGTCTGGCCCCTCCATTGGGGTTGGCGGAGACGCAGAAGACCAGGGCCATGAGGGCCACTAGGAGAGCAACCTGACGGAGAAAGAAAGTTTGGTTACATAATGAGATAATGCTATCGTTTTCACTGTCAGAAACATGTCcagtaaatatggaaataatttcatGTACGtacgtaaacacatacacacacgctcacacgtATGTACCTActttatatactataatatatatatatatatatatatatatatatatatatatatatatgtgtgtgtgtgtatgtatatatatatgtatgcatgtcatatatatatatacatatatatatatatatatatatattatttattcgcttatatatgtgtgtatacaaataaatatatatatatatatatatatatatatatatatatatatatatatgtatgtatgtatgtatgcatgtatatgtgtttgttttatcTTTGCTCTTCATCCCATTAAACCGGAAGACGGCGCACTAAAGGTGTAACCATATGCATCTGGTCTCTTACTTGAGGTAATATTTCTCCCCAAGGTCATTCATAAACAAGTTATAATGTACTCAATGGGTTTTGATGTTTTGTACTGAAAAGGTTAAAACCAGTAAACTCCTTTGTTCTCAGTTACGGGAAATAGTTTATCGTAACGTAGTAACAACTCACGGTTTTACGATTTTATTCTCAGTATATTCTGTGAACGTGATTTCGTGTGCTATATTCCTTAAACAGAAGCAACACTGATCAGTTTTGGCAGGCGTGTATGTGACTACATTGTAATGTTTACTATAATGTGAACTGAATTAAAGTGGTCATACTTGTTGTGCATAAATGAAGGAATCgaagatattcataaataaaaattgaataaataatcaAGAGGCGCAGTTTTACAGGTATTCATAACATCACGACAAATAGGACCAACTCACCTGTGCGCGGAGACCAATCATATTGGAGTGCTTCGTTTCCtggagattcttcttcttcttcacttgatGGTGGAAGTGTGGTTCCTCTGTGAACTCGGGGAGCTTTTATAGGGGCAGCTTCCTTCCAGCCGCGTTTACCTGTTCCAGAAGAGTCGAAGAGGCTGAGTTGCCAACGAACCTCGTTACAagtaaatgttttgtaaattcATTCCAATTATACATTTAGATCTAAACACGATGcttataaaagatttattttcgaaTCAGATAAATCTATTTGTATATGTAAGAGGAAAGACATGGtgatctaaaatatttttaaggttaataTGAAAGTTTACCCCTCTGGATTTTGTGACTGAGAACTGTAAAACCCGGGAATATTTTGGATGGCGGGAATACCGATGAACATATTCGTTAGTTCGGTAATTGTTTCCTGTTCCTTTCATAGGATTTTCCAGCCATGTCCTCTGTggcattttgaagatttttttctttctttttctatgacTCCTCTCTTCGGTAGGAGTTGACCTTGAAGTACGCAACGAATAGTACTTTAGGAGTAACGCAGCTGGAGTAAAGCTCAAGGTCACAGACAGGTGATCGACTCCCGTTCGTAGTTACGTAAAATTTGACTCAAAATTCTCAAAGATAAATTAATCGAATAGCTAATTCTGGGTTGCATTTGTCATGGACTGACTTaagtaagaataattaaataCTCAGTTATAATTGTGAAATTACTCTTGGATGAATCTGTTCTTGttcattgacatttttatgtTGAGTATCTCATACTCGACAGAAATTAAAAAGGCTTGGATAAAAAGGTGTCGAGTATatgataaataagaattaaataaaatttgggaATATTTATACGGCACTGATAATGATGAccgccccatttttttttttttttaattccgacAGAAATGACAGTCTCTTTGTGCAAATGACAGCGGAAGGAGGGTGAGAGATAGTTGACTACATTTATTGCCTCATTTCATAAAACTTGCAACATCCTATAATCGCTGTCTTCATCAAAATGGCGACGTGCTGTgcccaaaacaaaatatcaaagtaCACCTATAGAAAAGAAATTTAGGTAACAAAAAGCAAATCTGTTACATCAAGCAAAACCTTAGATAATTATTGTACACGTTAATGTAAAAATCGCAGTGATATTCAAATGTttagttttacttgtttatttatttatttatttatttatttattattagttttttttttttttttgtctttgatgaGCAAAAATGTTGAAGggttcattttgaatttcgttaTTCTTCTTTGCGGTTTAAGCTTTTCCCAAACAACCAAATCACTCCCAATTTGTGGGCGTTGTATCTGTTTGTTCCTCGTCGCCTCTTGTTTCTCCTGCATTCATCATCAAACCCATTACCGTTTCCTTCTGACGTATCCAGTCGCGTTCTCGAAGAAtcttcagtttttctctctctctctctctctcctttgggtCCTTTCCTCAGTGATGACAACGATATGCAGAGTAAATAGTAATAGAAAGCTTAACAGACAGTGTGAATAAAGGTCACGGTCAGAAATTTGACCAAATTCCGTCCgtaattatgtaaaatttgaCGTAAAATTCTAAAAAGTGGAAATGGATTGAATCGATATGTCTGGATATTTATATCACACTGATAATGATGactgccccattttttttttaattccgacAGAAATGACAGTCCCTTTGTGCAAATGACAGGGAAAGGATGATGAGAGATAGTTGGCTAAGTTAATTCTGTCTCATTTCATGAAACTTGCAGCATCCTATAATATCACTGTCCTCACCAAAATGGCAATGTTCTGTGCCCAAAACAAAGCATCAAAGTACgtctaaagaaaagaaacttcgGTAACAAAAAGCAAATCTATTACATTGGGCaaaaccttaaataattattatacacGTTAATGTAAAAATCGCGGTGATACCACATATttagttttacttgtttatttatttatctattattattattattattattattattattattattattattattattattattattattattattattattattattattatttgtctaagacaagaaaaaatgcagaagGGTTCATTTCGTTATCCTTCTTTGCGGTCTAAGCTTTTCCCAAACAGCTAAATCACTCCCAGTTTGTGGGCGTTATATCTGATTTTTCCTCGCCGCCTCTTGTTCTTCCTGTATTCATCAAACCCATTACCGTTTCCTTCTGATGCATCCAGTCGCGTTCTCgaaggatttttagtgttttttttttccttgtgggtCCTTTCCTCAGTGATGACAACGATACACAGAATAAACAGTAATGGAAGCCTAACAAACAGTCTAAGTAAAGGTTAAGGTCAGAAATTTGACCGAATTCCGTCCGtgattttgtaaaatttgacGTTAAATTCTCAAAAGTAGAAATGGGTGGAATCGATATGTCTAACTGCATTAAGCGTGGATTAAAATAAGTAAGAATGATTACTCTCCCAGTAATAATTGCGAGTCATATTACTCGTACATGAATCTGGTCTTGAACCTTgaggtttttttatgaagaacTGCGTACTCAACAGAAATTCGTGTAAAATAGAGGAATTGATTCTTTAaggattaaaaatgtattaaatgttgAACATTCTTTGGAAAACTTCATTATACTTTTGCCACTCTGATAATGATGACAGTaccatttttcaaataatattacaaAGGGAAATTATCCTTTGTGCTCATAAACAGAGGGttattaataatagataaattaataatgttttatttcatgAAGACTGCGATATCTTCACCGTCATGACTCAAAACATGTAAAACTATTACATGAAGGCATGTTTGTAACATCATCAGCATAATGTCTGTGGCAGCCATTAGATGGGAGAAAAGTTTACGACATTTGTCACAATATCTGAGTAGATAGCAATAAAGAGGTGTTAGTAAGAGAGGACATGAATATCGAGGAATGAAGAGAGTAATTGCAGGATTGAGACGAATGGTGCATTGTGTGTAGGCGAGTTCTACGAGCTGCTGATTAGCTTCCTTGTAATTGTGATGCCAGTATGCAATATCAAGCTAATCTCTTAATCAGTCATTATCTGCTTACATTATAGAATCACTGACAAAATTAATTCCGTTCAGATGTGATACTCCTGAAGTTTTCAGCAGGTGTTCATCCACAGTTCAGACTTTTGTCATGAGTCAAACTCATacggaaatttatttttgaatatatatatatatatatatatatatatatatatatatatatatatatatatatatatatatatatatatatgaaattagaaGACCCATAAAAACTGAGTCAGCTACTCACTGGGGCGTTTCAGTAAGGTATACCTCATGGTCCAGTTGTTCAGGATTTTTCCTAATAATATTAAGGACACTGACCAAAACATGAATAGGAGTGATGCCAAGTTTATTTTCAAGAACAGTTTCCCGTACAAGAGGATTGTGGAGTTTGACATTATTAATCAGACTGAAGATATAAATCCCTCGGGGCCCTTAGGGAATCCGACAACAGGGACGACTTAGTTTTGAGACCTGTTCTCAAGTGAGTGTTTCCACGGATCGACTACCTTCAGAGTGGACACCCAAATGCGAAGTACTCAGGACCACTATTAAAGGATATCTTGATCCCTCCCATCACAGAGCAAAAAGTTCTCTTGGTGCGGATTCTGGAATTTTAATAAATCAgctttttcaatttcattatcaCTGATTGGTGTTTAAAGTaatgcttttcttgttttttatacaAGACAACTAGAACGAAGTAGTATTTATTTGAGATTCTTTTGACAGTTCATACGTTAAGTATTAAAATTCttgataaattagtttttatgTACTTACAAAACATCATATTAACTCAAAAAATGGaatgtgatttttctttcttctaaaaGTTTAGTTCGTGCTTATCGTGTTATATAACTTGTAGAATTTTTATAAACTGAGTTTTTAACAGAAatgatttttattcttaactGATGGATGAAGAATTTCTTGATGACTCAATTTAGGTTTTACGTTCACTTAGGAATTTAATAgctaaaacaaaaattcacaagcaacttttttattaggaaaatattGTCACCCCACAAGCTGTAAGACCACATTCCAAACAAACTGATTCTGGAATCTTTCGCCGGAGAGCTTCCTGACATAAGACCCAGTTCCAGCGTTCCAggtctctttttcttcttgtgtgcAATAAACCTTTTGCGTTGTCGGTTTAGATGGAAGGCTTCTATCTTCCATATCCGTAAGGCCTGTGTCCAAAGCCTCCAAAGCCTCCAAAGCCTCCACCAAATGGTCTGTGACCGAAACCTCCGTGACCGAATGGTCTGTAACCGAATCCACCACCGAATGGTCTGTTTCCGAAGCCGCCTCCAAAACCGTGGCCTCCGAAACCACCTCCAAAACCTCCAAAACCGCCTCCAAAGCTTTTGAgtgaaaagaaatggataaacttagtaaatgaaaaaaaattccgttCATGAATGGAGTAAAAAATTCATTGGCACATACATGCGATAATATGTAAAAAACCAAAATAGTTAACAATAGATAAGTGGGCCAGTAAGCAATATATTTGTTTAGATGAAAGTAATTGTAATaccatttgaaagagagagaaaataccaataaaaaaaaaactataaaataatgcTAAAAAGTCATCCCAGTTAAATGTAACCGAATGTTGTAAGACACTGAAACCGAAAACAACCGAAAAGTGGCCTTACCCGTGTCTGTACCCTCCGTTAGGGTCGGCGGAGACGCAGAAGACCAGGGCCATGAGGGCCACTAGGAGAGCAACCTGACGGAGAAAGAAAGTTTGGTTACATTATGAAATAATTCTATCATTTCCATAATCAgtaacatgtaaaataaatgtatgtaactTCACTGAGAGaaacatactgtaatatatacatacatatatacacacacacacacatatatatatatatatatatatatatatatatatatatatatagatagatagatagatagatatatatatatatatatatatatatatatatatatatatatatatatatatatatatatatatatatatatatatataaatgtactgtatgtatgtatatgtatacatgtatgtaaatatggaAATGGAATCTTCGATTCTTCACTCCACTTAATAGGAAGACGATGCATTGAAGGTGTAAGATTATGTAACTGGTCTCTTACTTCAAGTTATATCGGTCACTAAGATCATTCACAAACTACCTTTAACTTATTCAGTggcctttgatatttttctgccGGAAAGATTGTAAGCCAACGACAACTTTGTGCTCAGGTACGTGAAATATTTCATCGTTACGTAGTAACTACTCACGGTTTTACAATGTTATTATATTTGTGGGAAGGTCAGAAACGTGACtccgttctgatactccggatgcttTTTCGAGTCCtactacggacgtcagaattcttcatactcttgcatttggatctcaggccttgtagtgacaagcgtattaaaAAAGTGGAAAGATTTGGACACTGGTTATTACAAAGACattcgtatctggtaaaaagtgacatgtagaatatatatatatatatatatatatatatatatatatatatatatatatatatatatatatatatatatatatatatatataggcatatatgcTTAAATAGAAAGGAGACTGATTCAGCTTTGTCAATCGTGTTTAAGTCTAACCGTTCCTAATGCGACTACGTTGTAATGTTTGCGATAATGCCAACTAAATTAAAATAGTCTTACTGTCGTGCGCACCATATacgaacagaaaatatttacacatataatcTTGCAAAAATAATCAGAATCCTCAGCTGTAAATTTCTTCATACTGTCTCGACAAATAGCGTCAACTCACCTGTGAGCGGAGACCAGTCAT
This window contains:
- the LOC136848464 gene encoding glycine-rich protein 3-like translates to MIGLRAQVALLVALMALVFCVSANPNGGARHGFGGGFGGLGGFGGGFGGGLGGHGFGGGFGNRPFGGGFGHRPFGGGFGGAAGFGGFGNRPYGYGR
- the LOC136848465 gene encoding neuropeptide-like protein 33; the protein is MTGLRSQVALLVALMALVFCVSADPNGGYRHGFGGGFGGFGGGFGGHGFGGGFGNRPFGGGFGYRPFGHGGFGHRPFGGGFGGFGGFGHRPYGYGR